Proteins encoded together in one Desulfovibrio sp. UCD-KL4C window:
- a CDS encoding iron-containing alcohol dehydrogenase, giving the protein MAVREEVHGFFIPSVTLIGIGAHKEIPARIRSLGGKKPLLVTDKGITGVGITKQIVDILKAEGMDCVVYDETIPNPTDKNVGAGVKVYQDNKCDSLITLGGGSSHDCGKGIGLVIANGGTIHDYEGVDKSTKPMPPYIAVNTTAGTASEMTRFCIITDTSRKVKMAIVDWRVTPGIALDDPLLMMGMPPSLTAATGMDALTHSVEAYVSTIATPITDACAEKSIRLVSKYLRRAVANGQDIEAREGMCYAQYLGGMAFNNASLGHVHAMAHQLGGFYDLPHGECNAILLPHVEQYNLISKIDRFCDMAEWLGADLSGMSKRDGADECLAAIRKLSTDVGIPDGLIALGERYGKKVSEKDIAVMTANAQKDACGLTNPRSMSDAAVAAIYKAAL; this is encoded by the coding sequence ATGGCAGTACGTGAAGAAGTACACGGTTTCTTTATTCCAAGTGTTACCCTCATCGGTATCGGTGCACACAAAGAAATTCCAGCTCGCATTCGCTCACTAGGGGGCAAAAAGCCACTTCTAGTAACAGATAAGGGAATCACTGGCGTAGGTATCACCAAACAAATTGTAGACATCTTGAAAGCAGAAGGAATGGATTGCGTTGTTTATGATGAAACTATCCCTAACCCAACCGATAAAAATGTTGGCGCTGGTGTAAAAGTATACCAGGACAACAAATGTGATTCACTTATCACTCTTGGCGGCGGTAGCTCACATGATTGTGGTAAAGGTATCGGACTTGTTATTGCTAACGGCGGCACAATTCATGATTACGAAGGCGTAGATAAATCTACTAAGCCAATGCCTCCTTACATTGCCGTGAACACTACTGCCGGAACAGCTTCAGAAATGACTCGTTTCTGCATCATCACCGACACATCACGTAAAGTTAAAATGGCAATCGTTGACTGGCGCGTAACACCTGGTATAGCTCTTGATGATCCATTACTCATGATGGGTATGCCACCATCCCTTACCGCAGCTACCGGTATGGACGCTCTTACTCACTCAGTTGAAGCATATGTTTCAACAATTGCAACTCCTATCACAGACGCTTGTGCTGAAAAATCTATCAGACTCGTTTCTAAGTACCTGCGCCGCGCAGTTGCTAACGGTCAAGATATCGAAGCTCGTGAAGGCATGTGTTATGCACAGTATTTGGGTGGTATGGCTTTCAATAATGCCAGCCTCGGACATGTTCATGCTATGGCTCATCAGCTTGGTGGATTCTACGACCTTCCACATGGTGAATGTAATGCTATTCTCCTTCCACACGTTGAGCAGTACAACTTAATTTCCAAAATTGATCGCTTCTGCGACATGGCTGAATGGCTTGGCGCTGATCTCTCAGGAATGTCCAAACGTGATGGCGCAGATGAGTGTCTTGCAGCAATTCGCAAACTTTCAACCGATGTAGGTATTCCTGACGGCTTGATTGCTCTTGGCGAACGTTATGGTAAGAAGGTTTCTGAAAAAGATATCGCAGTTATGACAGCTAACGCACAGAAAGATGCATGTGGTCTTACTAACCCACGTAGCATGTCTGACGCAGCAGTAGCTGCTATCTATAAAGCAGCACTTTAA
- a CDS encoding XdhC family aldehyde oxidoreductase maturation factor, producing MKKLIHNIRLQLESGNDLILASIVKSTGSTPRSSGSKMVILRNGEIDGTIGGGLVEALVLQAAAKLFNNLENAVTFKKFDLSNELAANADMICGGNVTVMLEHLSADKENTTIFSTIDTGLRLGQKITTLTLMDKGETSSTSSKRVVDLDQDVPVITNFPREELLTILIKSRKTDKPIVLESETKQLIAESFAPQPSLFIFGAGHVSRPTAALASSVNFRTVVLDDRSEFANADRFPLADEIKVLTNFENAFANLNVTESSYIIIVTRGHLHDKTVLAEALKTPARYVGMIGSSKKRNAIYDALIEEGVTQESIDRCHCPIGISIGAQTPEEIAVSIVAELIQERSGD from the coding sequence ATGAAAAAGCTCATTCATAATATACGGTTGCAGTTAGAATCAGGTAATGACCTCATCCTTGCAAGTATTGTCAAAAGTACAGGTTCCACCCCTCGTTCCTCAGGCAGTAAAATGGTAATTCTTCGCAACGGAGAAATTGACGGAACAATCGGAGGAGGACTCGTTGAAGCCCTAGTTCTACAAGCTGCCGCGAAACTTTTTAATAATCTTGAAAATGCTGTTACGTTTAAAAAGTTTGACCTTTCTAATGAACTGGCAGCAAACGCAGACATGATTTGTGGTGGCAACGTAACAGTGATGCTTGAACATCTTTCTGCTGACAAAGAAAACACCACCATATTTTCAACCATTGATACAGGCTTAAGACTCGGACAAAAGATAACGACTTTGACTCTTATGGATAAGGGTGAAACATCCTCTACCTCAAGCAAAAGAGTTGTAGACTTAGACCAAGATGTACCTGTAATAACTAATTTTCCTAGGGAAGAACTTTTAACGATTCTCATCAAATCCCGTAAAACAGACAAGCCGATAGTTCTAGAATCTGAAACAAAACAGCTTATTGCTGAATCCTTTGCTCCACAGCCCAGTTTATTTATTTTCGGAGCAGGTCATGTTTCACGCCCCACTGCAGCCTTAGCATCTTCTGTAAATTTCAGAACTGTAGTTCTGGATGACCGAAGCGAATTTGCAAACGCTGATCGCTTTCCGCTGGCGGATGAAATCAAAGTACTTACTAATTTTGAAAATGCATTTGCAAACCTGAACGTCACAGAAAGTTCATACATTATAATAGTTACACGGGGGCATCTGCATGACAAAACAGTGCTTGCAGAGGCGCTTAAGACCCCAGCCCGCTATGTGGGAATGATCGGAAGCTCCAAAAAACGCAACGCCATCTATGATGCACTTATTGAAGAAGGCGTTACGCAAGAAAGCATAGATCGCTGTCATTGCCCCATAGGAATTAGCATAGGAGCGCAGACTCCTGAAGAAATCGCAGTCAGCATCGTTGCAGAACTTATTCAAGAAAGATCCGGGGATTGA
- a CDS encoding histidine phosphatase family protein → MIILIRHGEAEKAKGCAIGQTDLPLSDTGRKQSEILSKSLCNVPFEHLYTSPLLRTRETARAIETECNLTAIPCPEFAEINLGDWDGLSFKEIKEQFPNEYIKRGVDFANYRPPKGESFTDLKLRVQSGLEKILTHKKPVVIVTHAGVIRIILHITLQFPLSNIFKLSPLHCCTTVLKKKSSGLILENFNILPS, encoded by the coding sequence ATGATTATACTCATCCGTCATGGTGAAGCTGAAAAAGCTAAAGGATGCGCCATAGGACAAACGGATCTTCCGCTTTCAGATACAGGACGTAAACAATCTGAAATCCTGTCTAAATCACTATGCAACGTACCATTTGAACATCTCTACACAAGCCCTCTCTTAAGAACACGTGAAACAGCTAGAGCAATTGAAACAGAATGTAACCTTACAGCTATACCCTGTCCTGAATTTGCTGAGATTAACTTAGGAGACTGGGACGGACTTAGTTTCAAGGAAATAAAAGAACAATTTCCAAATGAATACATCAAGCGTGGAGTGGATTTCGCAAACTACCGCCCCCCTAAAGGAGAAAGCTTTACAGACCTGAAACTACGGGTTCAAAGCGGTCTAGAAAAAATCCTAACGCATAAAAAACCTGTAGTAATTGTTACTCATGCCGGAGTTATCCGCATCATCCTTCATATTACCCTTCAATTTCCTTTAAGCAATATTTTTAAACTGTCTCCTCTTCACTGCTGTACTACTGTTTTGAAAAAAAAATCTTCAGGCTTAATTCTTGAGAACTTCAATATACTTCCAAGTTAA
- a CDS encoding ATP-binding protein: MSSNTSLLDLIGIEHNKLNFFQELQKNIQELTELNLHSEDQRREIAAILDGITDVMMVLSENLEIISVNHVFEELFPGVNPIGRKCYSLFRHDKKPCSECPAFRALSTNSVCKETAIFRVDGKNMQFDMVASPLKNPDLTENRILIFKRDVTLEKEYQAKFYQAEKMATIGVLAAGVAHEINNPMAAVAGFAEGIQRRLARLDDSVPDDLAEDLNDYTNTILKECLRCQDIVKTLLSFSRPVAADFLPVDFNQVAKDTLRLLDHQFRKRKDIDLHAELSSSLSHIYGDEAQLKQVILNLMTNAIDAVGESGEIHVKTFSTATHVGLKVSDSGCGIPPENKDMLFEPFFTTKSVGRGIGIGLSTCYNIVREHNGEIVVDSEPNQGSCFTVLLPI; the protein is encoded by the coding sequence ATGAGCAGCAACACATCACTCCTTGACCTTATAGGCATTGAGCATAACAAACTAAATTTCTTTCAGGAATTGCAAAAAAACATTCAGGAACTAACGGAACTCAATCTCCACTCAGAGGACCAAAGACGCGAAATTGCAGCCATCCTTGATGGCATAACCGATGTAATGATGGTTCTGTCTGAAAATCTCGAAATAATTTCTGTCAACCATGTTTTTGAAGAGCTTTTCCCAGGTGTTAATCCTATAGGCAGAAAGTGCTACAGCCTGTTTAGGCATGACAAGAAACCTTGCTCTGAATGTCCTGCTTTCCGCGCGCTCTCCACCAACTCTGTATGTAAAGAAACAGCTATTTTCCGAGTTGACGGAAAGAACATGCAGTTTGACATGGTCGCCTCACCACTAAAAAACCCGGATCTTACTGAAAACCGCATTCTTATATTTAAGAGGGATGTTACTTTAGAAAAGGAATATCAGGCAAAGTTCTATCAGGCTGAAAAAATGGCGACCATAGGCGTGCTTGCCGCCGGTGTTGCCCATGAAATAAATAACCCCATGGCTGCTGTAGCCGGATTTGCAGAAGGAATTCAGCGTAGACTTGCCAGACTGGACGATTCTGTACCGGATGACCTTGCGGAAGATCTGAACGACTACACAAATACTATTTTGAAAGAATGCCTGCGTTGTCAGGATATTGTAAAAACTCTGCTTTCATTCAGCCGTCCGGTTGCAGCAGATTTCCTTCCTGTCGACTTCAATCAGGTAGCAAAAGACACATTGCGATTACTGGACCATCAGTTCCGGAAAAGAAAAGATATCGACCTTCATGCAGAACTATCCTCATCGTTATCTCACATATACGGAGATGAAGCTCAACTTAAGCAGGTGATACTAAATCTTATGACCAACGCAATTGATGCAGTAGGTGAATCAGGGGAAATTCATGTAAAAACATTTTCCACAGCCACCCACGTAGGACTGAAAGTCAGTGACTCTGGATGCGGAATTCCACCGGAAAACAAAGACATGCTTTTTGAACCTTTTTTTACGACGAAATCAGTCGGGCGCGGAATAGGTATAGGCTTATCCACCTGCTACAATATCGTTCGAGAGCATAACGGCGAAATCGTAGTGGACAGCGAACCAAACCAAGGCTCATGTTTCACAGTACTTCTTCCAATATAG
- a CDS encoding iron-containing alcohol dehydrogenase, whose translation MQITKFAIPEIIFGNGSIKYLASCAQRLGAKRVLLVSDAGLEESGWVKQILNILENAKMDCAYFNDVTSNPRDTQIHEGAKLYLEHKADVIIGLGGGSPIDTAKGIATIVSNGGQISDYEGANRISHPLPPMIFIPTTAGGGSDVSQYAIITDTKRQVKMSIISRSLVPNISIIDPDLLITKSRKLILSSAVDALTHAIESYVSRLASPFTESQALNAIKLITENLKPAADTKDPEALTNLSIASTAAGMSFSNAGLGIGHAVAHSLGGRYDVMHGMTLPILLPAVMRFNISSCKTKMAIIARTINGAHICSTDIKADQVCNTLQHMFEDLGIPMRLRDILPDNNHLEEICHLAVQDACAVPNPREADWSDLLNICNEAW comes from the coding sequence GTGCAGATAACTAAATTTGCCATACCGGAAATAATCTTTGGCAACGGTAGTATCAAGTACCTTGCTTCATGTGCACAGCGACTTGGAGCCAAAAGGGTTTTACTCGTTAGCGATGCAGGACTTGAAGAGTCCGGATGGGTAAAACAAATTCTGAATATTCTTGAAAATGCTAAGATGGACTGTGCATACTTTAATGATGTTACTTCAAACCCTCGTGACACTCAAATTCATGAAGGAGCAAAGTTGTATCTTGAGCACAAGGCCGATGTTATTATCGGGCTTGGCGGCGGCAGTCCCATTGACACAGCAAAGGGAATCGCAACAATAGTAAGTAACGGCGGACAAATCAGCGACTACGAAGGCGCAAACAGAATCAGTCACCCCCTGCCGCCAATGATCTTCATCCCTACCACTGCTGGCGGAGGATCAGATGTCTCACAATACGCAATTATCACAGACACAAAACGGCAAGTAAAAATGTCCATTATCAGTCGTTCACTGGTCCCGAATATTTCAATTATTGATCCAGACTTACTTATTACTAAATCCCGTAAATTAATTCTATCATCTGCTGTTGACGCACTGACCCACGCCATTGAATCTTATGTCTCGAGACTAGCTTCTCCTTTCACGGAATCACAAGCTTTAAACGCTATCAAACTGATAACTGAAAATCTTAAGCCTGCGGCAGACACGAAAGATCCTGAAGCCTTAACAAATTTATCAATTGCAAGCACTGCGGCAGGGATGTCTTTCAGTAATGCAGGACTTGGCATCGGTCATGCTGTAGCTCATTCGTTAGGCGGTCGCTATGATGTAATGCACGGCATGACGCTTCCTATCTTGCTTCCAGCAGTCATGCGCTTCAACATCTCAAGCTGTAAAACTAAAATGGCAATTATAGCCCGAACTATTAACGGCGCACACATCTGCTCAACAGATATTAAGGCCGATCAGGTTTGCAACACATTGCAGCATATGTTTGAAGATCTGGGCATTCCCATGCGGTTGCGCGATATCCTTCCTGACAACAATCACTTAGAAGAAATATGTCATCTGGCTGTTCAGGATGCCTGCGCTGTTCCAAACCCCAGAGAGGCTGATTGGAGCGATCTTCTAAATATATGCAACGAGGCATGGTAA
- a CDS encoding DVU_1551 family NTP transferase — protein MNIYGLVLAAGLSSRMGTLKAMLPLDGGSVLSNCVRSLLDGGVSEVFVVTGYKAKTVEPEVHKLGINSVYNPDYEQGMFSSVITGIHALPDDTSAFFVLPVDIPLVRSSTIRALTFDFNNSPVDILYPAFKGKRGHPPLISAKLIPEILQHDGNGGLRKILEKHDSNSREKNMPDLGILHDLDTPEDYTTALRFSRDKRFPLLEECEALWELSETPEGTQEHCKAVSKGACLITKALNATRKNGPLLDMDIVQSAALMHDVAKTRKNHETIGGNILAGYGFTGISEIVASHRDTKIDHNSPLTEKEMVFLADKFFKGTKLINLNKRYENTMCKWADDPEAAKAIKGRQERAENLMIRYENETKIKIMDLLSDQELIS, from the coding sequence ATGAACATTTATGGACTGGTGCTAGCCGCAGGGCTGTCATCACGCATGGGGACTCTTAAAGCGATGCTACCTCTGGACGGAGGAAGTGTACTTTCAAACTGTGTCCGATCTTTGCTTGATGGCGGGGTTTCCGAAGTCTTTGTCGTAACAGGATACAAAGCAAAGACAGTTGAACCGGAAGTTCATAAACTCGGAATTAATTCCGTATACAACCCTGACTATGAACAGGGTATGTTCTCTTCCGTTATCACCGGGATACATGCTCTCCCAGACGATACCTCAGCATTTTTTGTATTGCCGGTTGATATTCCCTTGGTAAGATCATCAACAATACGGGCTCTTACCTTTGATTTTAATAACTCTCCCGTAGATATTCTTTATCCGGCATTTAAGGGTAAACGAGGGCATCCTCCGCTTATAAGTGCAAAACTTATCCCTGAAATTCTGCAACATGACGGAAACGGCGGTCTACGCAAAATTTTAGAAAAACATGATTCAAATTCCAGAGAGAAAAACATGCCGGATCTCGGAATCTTGCATGATCTGGACACGCCGGAAGATTATACGACAGCTCTTCGATTTTCCCGAGACAAACGCTTTCCTCTTCTCGAAGAATGCGAAGCACTTTGGGAACTGTCTGAAACTCCAGAAGGCACACAGGAACATTGTAAAGCGGTATCAAAAGGGGCTTGCCTTATAACAAAGGCTCTCAATGCAACACGCAAGAATGGCCCTCTGTTGGATATGGATATCGTGCAAAGTGCAGCGCTGATGCATGATGTTGCTAAAACACGCAAAAATCATGAAACTATAGGCGGAAATATTCTAGCGGGCTACGGTTTTACAGGAATCTCAGAAATCGTTGCCTCACATCGCGACACAAAAATTGATCACAACTCTCCATTAACTGAAAAAGAAATGGTCTTTTTAGCTGATAAATTTTTTAAAGGAACCAAACTGATAAATCTGAACAAACGGTATGAAAATACAATGTGTAAATGGGCCGACGATCCCGAAGCAGCTAAAGCTATAAAAGGACGTCAAGAACGAGCCGAGAATCTCATGATCAGATATGAAAATGAGACAAAAATTAAAATAATGGATCTATTGTCAGATCAAGAACTCATCTCCTAA
- a CDS encoding sigma-54 dependent transcriptional regulator produces MPESYKILVVDDEESILKLLSKELASPERTIHTASCAQAAREQMRKVRFDIIVSDIRLPDGDGLELLTEFKDIEPEIEVILITGHGNIDNAVEAIRIGAYDYITKPFRLDRMELVVDRAWQRVCLQRENRSYKHSQNDTASTQLIGQAASIKHIHHLIGKVAPTGVPVLITGDSGAGKDVVAHSIHTASQRAGKPLIVKNCATLQKELARSELFGHTRGSFTGAMDNSDGLMTFAHTGTLFLDEIGELPMEVQASLLRVLESHNFRRVGEKDERTVDIRFLFATNRNLAQEVEAGRFHEALFHRINVFNINLPPLKDRREDVPLLVDFFLNKLGQQIGQGEYTVSERAMQCMLSYYWPGNVRELRNVLERSIILSDNYVITCNCLPREIADQPERDRETGILSLERMEREHIIKAIDFFNGNRLKAAQALGIGRKTLYRKIDKYNL; encoded by the coding sequence ATGCCAGAATCTTATAAAATTCTTGTTGTCGATGATGAAGAGTCCATACTGAAATTACTTAGCAAGGAACTTGCAAGCCCTGAACGGACTATCCATACGGCAAGTTGCGCTCAGGCGGCTAGAGAGCAAATGCGCAAAGTCCGCTTTGATATTATCGTTTCAGATATAAGACTGCCTGACGGAGACGGGCTTGAACTGCTTACAGAATTCAAAGATATTGAACCGGAGATAGAAGTAATTCTCATCACCGGACACGGCAATATTGATAATGCAGTGGAAGCTATCCGTATTGGTGCTTATGACTATATTACCAAGCCCTTCAGGCTCGATAGGATGGAATTAGTTGTTGACCGCGCATGGCAAAGAGTCTGTCTACAGCGTGAAAACCGGAGCTATAAACACTCACAAAATGATACAGCAAGCACGCAGCTCATTGGCCAAGCCGCTTCAATAAAACATATTCACCACTTGATAGGCAAAGTCGCCCCGACAGGAGTACCAGTCCTTATCACCGGAGATTCCGGTGCAGGTAAAGACGTTGTTGCGCACAGCATCCACACTGCAAGCCAGCGTGCCGGCAAACCTCTTATTGTAAAGAACTGTGCAACTCTGCAAAAAGAACTCGCACGCAGTGAACTTTTCGGTCATACCCGCGGCTCATTTACCGGAGCTATGGACAACAGTGACGGTCTGATGACCTTTGCCCATACCGGTACTCTTTTTCTTGATGAAATAGGCGAACTGCCGATGGAAGTGCAGGCTTCACTACTGCGAGTACTGGAATCGCATAATTTCCGCAGAGTCGGAGAAAAAGACGAACGGACAGTCGACATACGCTTTCTTTTTGCCACCAACCGCAACCTTGCGCAGGAAGTTGAAGCCGGAAGATTTCACGAAGCTCTTTTTCACCGCATCAATGTGTTCAATATCAACCTGCCGCCGCTAAAAGATCGCCGTGAAGACGTTCCTCTTCTGGTTGATTTCTTTCTTAACAAACTCGGGCAGCAGATAGGACAAGGCGAGTACACAGTGAGCGAACGGGCCATGCAGTGTATGCTTTCCTACTATTGGCCGGGTAATGTCCGTGAACTAAGAAACGTTCTGGAGCGCAGCATCATCCTATCCGACAATTATGTAATCACCTGCAACTGTCTTCCTCGTGAAATTGCAGATCAACCGGAGCGGGACCGTGAAACCGGCATACTCTCCCTTGAACGCATGGAACGGGAACACATTATCAAGGCTATAGATTTTTTTAACGGCAACAGACTTAAAGCTGCGCAAGCCCTTGGTATAGGCCGTAAAACCCTTTACCGCAAAATTGATAAATATAATTTATAG
- a CDS encoding ATP-grasp domain-containing protein translates to MFILEKPYVSDLLKNTLIELNAKVLSNDTAEAALLGSPLSLERGKNFIDSYKSNPNQPVYSNSENAIDWIDNNLNFNGLPQKIRLFKDKAAFRDLVKDLYPDFFYKTVAFEDLDSVNPADLPIPCVIKPSVGFFSLGVHMVESIKGWHEAVAEIKDEVEHIKTMYPAKVLELDMFIIEQCIEGEEFAVDVYFDEEGKPVILNIFGHLFASSDDVSDRVYITSTEIIKKWHAKFEALLAEIGKRTELKNFPLHIEIRGDDKGNLGVIEVNPMRFAGWCVTDLAYFAYGINPYKYFMQGLTPDWNEIFEKNKDKVYAMIIADVDSSIDRTKIKKIDYEAFNSYFTKPLELRKIDYKIFPVFAFMFAEVEKDNMAELKNVLHADFSKYFEFE, encoded by the coding sequence ATGTTTATTTTAGAGAAACCATATGTATCTGATCTATTAAAAAACACCTTGATCGAACTTAACGCAAAAGTTTTAAGCAATGATACAGCAGAAGCTGCACTTTTAGGATCTCCCCTTTCGCTAGAAAGAGGGAAAAATTTCATTGACTCATACAAGTCAAATCCCAATCAGCCTGTTTATTCCAATTCTGAAAATGCTATAGACTGGATCGACAACAATTTAAATTTCAACGGATTGCCGCAAAAAATTCGCCTGTTCAAAGACAAAGCAGCTTTCCGTGATTTAGTAAAAGATCTATATCCAGACTTTTTTTATAAAACTGTTGCTTTTGAAGACCTTGACTCAGTTAATCCGGCTGATTTGCCTATCCCCTGCGTAATTAAACCTAGCGTAGGTTTTTTTAGCCTTGGCGTGCATATGGTTGAATCTATCAAGGGCTGGCATGAAGCTGTAGCTGAAATCAAAGACGAAGTTGAACACATTAAAACCATGTATCCAGCAAAAGTTCTTGAACTGGATATGTTTATCATTGAGCAATGCATTGAGGGTGAAGAATTTGCTGTTGATGTCTACTTTGACGAAGAAGGAAAGCCTGTAATTCTAAATATTTTTGGGCATCTTTTCGCATCCAGCGATGACGTTAGCGACCGAGTCTACATCACATCCACAGAAATCATCAAAAAATGGCATGCAAAATTTGAAGCCCTGCTTGCTGAAATTGGTAAAAGAACCGAACTCAAAAACTTCCCGCTTCACATAGAAATCAGAGGCGACGACAAAGGGAATCTAGGAGTAATAGAAGTAAACCCCATGCGCTTTGCCGGATGGTGCGTAACTGACCTTGCCTACTTTGCGTATGGAATCAACCCATATAAGTATTTCATGCAAGGCCTTACTCCAGATTGGAATGAAATATTCGAGAAGAACAAAGATAAAGTTTACGCCATGATTATCGCTGATGTTGATTCGAGCATTGATCGTACAAAAATTAAAAAAATTGATTACGAAGCATTCAATTCCTATTTCACTAAACCACTAGAATTACGTAAGATTGATTATAAAATATTCCCAGTTTTCGCATTTATGTTTGCGGAAGTGGAGAAGGATAATATGGCAGAGCTTAAGAATGTGCTGCATGCAGATTTTAGTAAGTATTTTGAATTTGAATAG
- a CDS encoding DVU_1553 family AMP-dependent CoA ligase, with protein MINHPLECWLNLRMGRPLNSGSVSPKKLQNWQFDLLRKTLNHAIKTSPFYSNHLKNITPDKILTPADLSKLPVTTPEDLRKNPNSFLCISQDEVARAITLSSSGSSGPPKRLFFTAGDLERTTEFFHYGMGPLLGKGETVLALLPDSRPGGVGALFAESISRLGAKIVYPEDPSDIQNLLNLLLNSRATCLLGPAIHIHALARLWKKKRLPKNQVRSALLCWDLLPPVAIQTIANIFGCEIFSHWGMTETCLGGAVECFQGSGMHLREPDFYLEITDPETGLPVPDGNSGEILFTTLSRRAMPLIRYKTGDLGQILPNQCTCGLSMRRLGDVKGRLDTDILLPTSEYLSMAELNELILPYVGVLDFKVNYQQQPLAINISLDIAPASKIPTDLTRALTSYPKLSRAILENNLKIIIIVDNNDGSISSGFGKRLITSS; from the coding sequence ATGATTAATCACCCCCTTGAATGCTGGCTGAATCTGCGCATGGGACGCCCCCTTAATTCAGGAAGTGTTTCCCCTAAGAAACTACAGAATTGGCAATTTGATCTGTTACGAAAAACGCTAAATCACGCCATAAAAACTTCTCCTTTTTATTCAAATCATTTAAAAAATATCACTCCAGATAAAATTCTTACTCCTGCGGACCTCAGCAAATTACCGGTAACGACACCTGAAGATCTTCGGAAAAATCCAAACAGTTTTCTATGTATATCTCAAGATGAGGTCGCAAGGGCTATAACTCTTTCAAGCTCAGGATCAAGCGGCCCCCCTAAGCGTCTTTTTTTTACTGCCGGAGACTTAGAGCGCACTACTGAGTTTTTCCATTACGGTATGGGTCCATTACTGGGAAAAGGAGAAACAGTACTCGCACTGCTGCCGGATTCGCGTCCAGGTGGAGTAGGAGCTTTATTTGCTGAAAGTATCTCAAGACTTGGGGCAAAAATTGTTTACCCTGAAGATCCATCTGACATTCAAAATTTACTGAATTTACTCTTAAATTCGAGGGCAACTTGCCTTTTAGGACCTGCCATACATATTCATGCATTGGCGCGGCTATGGAAAAAAAAACGACTCCCCAAAAATCAAGTACGTTCTGCCCTTCTCTGCTGGGATCTATTACCGCCAGTAGCAATTCAGACAATCGCAAATATATTCGGATGTGAAATTTTCTCTCACTGGGGCATGACAGAGACTTGTCTTGGCGGTGCAGTTGAATGCTTCCAGGGTTCAGGTATGCACCTACGGGAACCTGATTTTTACCTTGAAATAACCGATCCTGAGACAGGCTTACCTGTGCCAGACGGAAACAGTGGGGAAATTTTATTTACGACTCTATCGCGAAGAGCAATGCCGCTTATCAGATATAAAACAGGGGATCTCGGGCAAATTCTTCCAAATCAATGCACATGCGGGTTGTCTATGCGTAGGCTAGGAGATGTAAAAGGCAGACTCGATACCGACATTCTTTTGCCGACCTCAGAATATCTGTCTATGGCTGAACTTAATGAATTAATCCTGCCGTATGTCGGAGTTCTTGACTTCAAAGTTAATTATCAACAGCAACCACTTGCCATTAACATTTCTTTGGACATAGCCCCTGCGTCTAAAATCCCGACAGATCTTACAAGAGCCTTAACTTCCTACCCTAAACTAAGCCGCGCTATTCTAGAAAACAATTTGAAAATTATCATTATAGTTGATAACAACGATGGCAGCATCAGTTCAGGTTTTGGAAAAAGATTAATAACTTCATCTTAA